Proteins from a single region of Methanoculleus taiwanensis:
- a CDS encoding NAD+ synthase yields the protein MRLTLLQINTTVGDLDGNAERIRAAVRKACLQRPALIVAPELALSGYPPRDLLLTDRFVARASEVLDGLAEDLADAPPVLVGVPERNPEAAGRPLYNAAALLYGGRVCETFHKTLLPTYDVFDEDRYFEPARGAQILRLGDRRIGISICEDIWNDADYRNRRRYHTDPVAELVGAGAECIVNISASPFTAGKQEVRERMLSRIAKEHAVPLVYVNQVGGNDDLIFDGRSSAFDAAGRLIARAAGFAEDLATVDLASPAPGTIATDDFAPESEIWRALVLGTRDYTRKTGFTSVHLGLSGGIDSSLVAAVAAEAVGAENVLGVMMPSPYSSAGSVEDAEVLAANLGIRTALLPIRQPMVAFDDLLAEVFAGLPPDITEENMQARIRAVLLMAIANKFGSLLLSTGNKSEISVGYTTIYGDMAGGLAVIADVPKGMVYRIASWLNGREGRPVIPEAIIDKPPSAELRPGQTDRDTLPPYEILDAILFRHIDRHESAAEIVEAGFPEGLVRTVLRMVRTAEFKRKQAPPGLKVTDRAFGTGWRMPIARGEW from the coding sequence ATGCGACTGACACTTCTCCAGATCAACACGACCGTCGGCGATCTCGATGGAAACGCCGAAAGGATCAGAGCAGCCGTCCGGAAAGCGTGCCTGCAGCGACCCGCTCTCATCGTCGCCCCGGAGCTCGCGCTCTCCGGCTATCCCCCCCGCGATCTCCTCCTGACAGACCGGTTCGTGGCACGCGCCTCGGAAGTGCTCGACGGGCTTGCCGAAGATCTCGCGGACGCCCCGCCGGTCCTGGTCGGCGTCCCGGAGCGGAATCCGGAGGCCGCCGGCCGCCCGCTCTATAACGCGGCCGCCCTCCTGTACGGCGGCCGGGTCTGCGAGACGTTTCACAAGACGCTGCTTCCGACCTACGACGTCTTTGACGAGGACCGCTACTTCGAGCCCGCCCGGGGAGCGCAGATCCTCAGGCTCGGCGACCGCCGTATCGGCATCTCGATCTGCGAGGATATCTGGAACGACGCAGACTATCGGAACCGGCGGCGCTACCATACCGACCCGGTCGCGGAGCTCGTCGGCGCCGGGGCGGAGTGCATCGTCAATATCTCCGCTTCGCCCTTCACCGCCGGCAAGCAGGAAGTCAGAGAGCGGATGCTCTCCCGGATCGCGAAAGAACACGCCGTCCCCCTGGTGTACGTCAACCAGGTCGGCGGCAACGACGACCTGATCTTCGACGGCAGGAGCTCGGCGTTCGATGCCGCCGGGAGGCTGATCGCACGAGCGGCGGGGTTCGCCGAGGATCTGGCGACGGTCGATCTCGCCAGCCCCGCTCCGGGCACCATTGCCACCGACGATTTTGCACCCGAATCGGAGATCTGGCGGGCGCTGGTGCTCGGCACCCGGGACTACACCAGGAAGACCGGCTTTACCTCCGTGCACCTCGGGCTCTCGGGCGGCATCGACTCGTCTCTGGTGGCCGCCGTCGCCGCCGAGGCGGTGGGAGCGGAGAACGTCCTCGGCGTCATGATGCCCTCGCCGTACTCGAGTGCCGGGAGCGTCGAAGATGCAGAGGTACTCGCTGCGAACCTCGGGATCCGCACCGCTCTTCTTCCGATCCGCCAGCCGATGGTGGCGTTCGACGATCTCCTGGCGGAGGTCTTCGCCGGCCTCCCTCCCGATATCACCGAGGAGAACATGCAGGCACGGATACGGGCGGTGCTGCTGATGGCCATAGCGAACAAGTTCGGCTCCCTCCTCCTCTCCACCGGGAACAAATCCGAGATCTCGGTGGGATACACCACCATCTACGGCGATATGGCCGGCGGCCTTGCGGTAATAGCCGACGTCCCGAAGGGGATGGTCTACCGCATCGCAAGCTGGCTTAACGGCCGGGAAGGCCGCCCCGTCATCCCCGAAGCGATCATCGATAAGCCGCCTTCGGCGGAGCTCCGCCCCGGCCAGACCGACCGGGACACCCTGCCGCCCTACGAGATCCTCGACGCCATCCTCTTCCGCCACATCGACCGGCACGAGTCGGCCGCCGAGATCGTCGAAGCAGGGTTTCCGGAGGGGCTCGTCCGCACAGTGCTTCGGATGGTCAGAACCGCCGAGTTCAAGCGCAAGCAGGCTCCACCGGGGCTGAAGGTGACCGACCGTGCATTCGGAACGGGCTGGCGGATGCCGATCGCCCGGGGCGAGTGGTGA
- the recQ gene encoding DNA helicase RecQ, with amino-acid sequence MNAKTEMLERYFGYTTFRPLQEEIIDAVLAGRDVVAVMATGGGKSLCYQLPALMLGGLAVVVSPLIALMKDQVDALTANGIPAATLNSTLTYGERTAAERAITSGTLRLLYVSPERAVTSGFLSLLKRSDLRLIAVDEAHCISMWGHQFRPEYRRLRELREQFPRVPIVALTATATPAVQEDIVRQLNLRSPAGFTGSFNRENLRYRVLPKRNVFPTLLKYLADHREEAGIIYCFSQKSTEELAEKLAEKGYRAVPYHAGLPDVVRAVHQEQFIRGDVDIVCATVAFGMGIDKPDVRFVIHADLPKDIESYYQETGRAGRDGEPSDCILFYSRGDYRTIKYLIEKECGEPAQKDVAYRKAGKMLDYCESTECRRKFLLRYFGETYPAERCGTCDRCETPAEVFDATEAGKTIIECIRQTGERFGASYIADVLCGSKSGRIIANGHDAIPAYGSGGGYTRDQWQTVLQEMVRKGVVTSTGGRYPVLTLNETSRSVLSGKKPIKIAGSPPEETDSAGEEYDSRLFFKLRQLRKMVADLERVPPYVIFQDKSLREMAARRPRTERAFLTVYGVSEGKLQRYGKQFIRAIDRYCTENGISRE; translated from the coding sequence ATGAATGCAAAAACCGAGATGCTCGAGAGATACTTTGGCTATACGACGTTCCGCCCCCTCCAGGAGGAGATCATCGACGCGGTTCTCGCCGGGAGGGACGTCGTCGCCGTCATGGCGACCGGGGGCGGGAAGTCGCTCTGCTACCAGCTCCCCGCCCTGATGCTCGGCGGCCTTGCGGTCGTGGTATCGCCCCTCATCGCCCTGATGAAAGATCAGGTCGACGCCCTCACGGCGAACGGCATCCCCGCCGCCACCTTGAACAGCACCCTGACCTACGGCGAGCGAACCGCCGCCGAACGGGCGATAACTTCAGGCACGCTCCGGCTGCTCTACGTCTCTCCGGAGCGGGCGGTGACGAGCGGTTTTCTCTCGCTGCTGAAACGCTCCGACCTCCGGCTCATCGCCGTCGACGAGGCGCACTGCATATCGATGTGGGGGCACCAGTTCAGGCCCGAGTACCGGCGGCTCCGGGAGTTGCGCGAACAGTTCCCGCGCGTCCCGATCGTCGCGCTCACCGCGACCGCCACCCCCGCCGTCCAGGAGGATATCGTCAGGCAGCTCAACCTTCGCTCTCCTGCCGGGTTCACCGGGAGTTTCAACCGCGAGAACCTCCGCTACCGCGTCCTCCCGAAGAGGAACGTCTTTCCGACCCTGCTGAAGTACCTCGCCGATCACCGCGAGGAGGCCGGGATCATCTACTGCTTCTCCCAGAAATCGACGGAGGAGCTCGCCGAGAAACTTGCGGAGAAGGGTTACCGGGCGGTTCCCTACCATGCCGGGCTTCCGGACGTCGTCAGAGCCGTGCACCAGGAGCAGTTCATCCGGGGCGACGTCGATATCGTCTGCGCCACCGTCGCCTTCGGGATGGGGATCGACAAGCCCGACGTGCGGTTCGTGATCCACGCCGATCTCCCGAAGGATATCGAGTCGTACTACCAGGAGACCGGCAGGGCCGGGAGAGACGGCGAGCCGAGCGACTGCATCCTCTTCTACAGCCGCGGCGACTACCGGACGATCAAATACCTCATCGAGAAGGAGTGCGGCGAACCCGCGCAGAAAGACGTGGCCTACCGGAAGGCCGGGAAGATGCTCGACTACTGCGAGTCCACGGAGTGCCGGAGAAAGTTCCTCCTCCGCTACTTCGGCGAGACCTACCCGGCGGAGCGATGCGGCACCTGCGACCGCTGCGAGACGCCCGCAGAGGTCTTCGACGCTACCGAGGCGGGAAAGACGATCATCGAGTGCATCCGGCAGACCGGCGAGCGGTTCGGAGCCTCGTATATCGCAGACGTGCTCTGCGGCTCAAAGAGCGGGCGGATCATCGCGAACGGGCACGATGCCATCCCTGCATACGGGTCGGGGGGCGGGTATACCCGTGACCAGTGGCAGACCGTTCTGCAGGAGATGGTGCGAAAAGGCGTTGTCACCTCCACCGGCGGCCGCTACCCGGTGCTTACCCTCAACGAGACGAGCCGGAGCGTTCTCAGCGGCAAAAAACCCATTAAAATCGCCGGGTCCCCGCCGGAAGAAACCGATTCTGCCGGGGAAGAGTACGACTCCAGGCTCTTTTTTAAACTCCGCCAGCTCCGCAAGATGGTTGCCGACCTCGAACGGGTGCCGCCGTACGTCATCTTCCAGGATAAAAGCCTCCGGGAGATGGCGGCGCGGCGTCCCCGGACGGAGCGTGCATTCCTGACGGTATACGGCGTCTCCGAGGGGAAACTGCAGCGTTACGGGAAGCAGTTCATCAGGGCGATCGACCGCTACTGCACCGAAAACGGGATCAGCCGGGAGTAG
- a CDS encoding phosphoribosyltransferase gives MIPETFTCDLVAWDYAVRLSRALAAKIRASGYRPEMVIAIGRGGYVPARIVCDTLLLNALTSIKIEHWGIAASKGREASIRYPLAVDVRGLNVLIIDDITDTGSTLRLAAGYVEQFEPQEIRSGVLQHKRTSAFSPDYYAEYLADWKWVIYPWAAHEDLVGFTEKVISGQALTLAEIRAALSCRYAIAVDDEEVTEALADLLALGKVVEEGSRYRREAPDLRRAARHRSSRRRGRPAAENHGTLQR, from the coding sequence ATGATCCCCGAAACATTCACCTGTGATCTCGTCGCCTGGGATTATGCCGTTCGCCTCTCCCGTGCCCTTGCAGCGAAGATCAGAGCCTCGGGGTACCGCCCGGAGATGGTGATCGCCATCGGACGCGGCGGCTATGTCCCGGCCCGCATCGTCTGCGACACTCTCCTCCTGAATGCCCTGACCAGCATCAAGATCGAGCACTGGGGGATCGCGGCTTCAAAGGGGAGGGAAGCGTCGATCCGTTATCCGCTCGCGGTCGACGTCCGCGGCCTCAACGTCCTGATCATCGACGACATCACCGATACCGGGTCGACCCTCCGGCTCGCGGCCGGGTATGTGGAGCAGTTCGAGCCGCAGGAGATCAGGAGCGGAGTGCTCCAGCACAAGCGCACCTCCGCGTTCAGCCCGGATTATTATGCCGAGTACCTTGCTGACTGGAAGTGGGTGATCTATCCCTGGGCAGCCCATGAAGACCTTGTGGGCTTCACGGAGAAGGTCATCTCCGGACAGGCTCTTACCCTCGCGGAGATCCGGGCGGCGCTCTCCTGCCGGTATGCGATCGCGGTCGACGATGAGGAGGTCACGGAAGCCCTGGCCGACCTGCTGGCGCTCGGGAAGGTGGTGGAGGAAGGGTCGCGCTATCGCCGGGAAGCACCCGACCTCCGTCGGGCCGCACGGCACCGCTCTTCCCGTCGGCGAGGACGACCTGCGGCGGAAAACCACGGCACTCTTCAGCGATGA
- a CDS encoding cation:proton antiporter domain-containing protein has product MVLDILTLVTVILLVSISVLFICQRFNIPSIVGFLLIGMVSGPFGLGLISDIETVQVLAEGGIILLLFTIGLEFSFEKLLEARRTIVVGGLLQVLITIGVVAVASLALGLSWGESVFLGFLVALSSTAIVMKVFQERGELESLPGRAALGILIFQDLVIIPMILVTPFLAGTAATDPEGLLQMAVYGVIVLLVIFVGGRWFVPKVLFHAARRSSRELFLFTVAATVFSIAWLTSSAGLSLALGAFFAGLIVGESEYNIEALSSIVPFRDVLTGLFFISIGMLLNTVQVITHPVEVLLVVAAIFGVKALCTSLSAIALALPMRSVIVVGLALSQIGEFSFILIETGLEAGVIGSRIYQIFLAAAIITMTATPFLIGAAPRVGDILQERVPGALRTGKLLAEPEQKRRSDHLLLVGFGLTGRSVAQAARVAGIPFTVIECNPATVREEKRRNVDILYGDATNREVLEHADIGQARVLVVAVSDRSAIGRVIRTARRLNPSIYVIARTRFMAEVTPLIDLGADEVISEEYETSIEIFTRVLAKYFIPHDEIEHLVAELRGGGYKMLRRPSSFERSLDDLKLCAPELAIYTVRVAPGSVMAGKTLAELNLRRNYGVTVLVIRRESGVVPIPGGEVPIGEGDLLVILASASAMDTVVPLFRPSPAT; this is encoded by the coding sequence ATGGTACTTGATATTCTCACCCTCGTCACCGTCATCCTCTTAGTATCCATCTCCGTACTCTTCATCTGCCAGCGGTTCAACATCCCGAGCATCGTCGGATTCCTCCTCATCGGAATGGTATCGGGGCCTTTCGGGCTCGGCCTGATCAGCGATATCGAAACGGTGCAGGTGCTGGCCGAAGGCGGCATCATCCTCCTGCTCTTTACGATCGGCCTTGAGTTCTCCTTCGAAAAGCTCCTCGAAGCCAGACGGACGATCGTGGTCGGCGGCCTCCTCCAGGTTCTGATAACCATCGGCGTCGTTGCGGTCGCCTCGTTGGCTCTGGGTCTTTCCTGGGGCGAATCGGTCTTCCTCGGGTTCCTCGTCGCACTCTCGAGCACCGCCATCGTCATGAAGGTCTTCCAGGAACGGGGCGAACTTGAGAGCCTTCCCGGACGGGCGGCGCTCGGGATCCTGATCTTTCAGGACCTCGTCATCATCCCGATGATCCTCGTGACCCCGTTCCTCGCGGGAACCGCCGCCACCGACCCCGAAGGGCTTCTGCAGATGGCGGTCTACGGCGTGATCGTGCTCCTCGTGATCTTCGTCGGCGGACGCTGGTTCGTCCCGAAGGTTCTCTTCCACGCCGCCCGCCGGTCGAGCCGCGAGCTCTTCCTCTTTACCGTGGCGGCGACGGTCTTCTCGATCGCCTGGCTCACCTCGAGCGCCGGCCTCTCGCTCGCCCTCGGTGCGTTCTTTGCAGGCCTGATCGTCGGCGAGTCCGAGTACAACATCGAGGCGCTGAGCAGCATCGTGCCGTTCCGTGACGTGCTGACGGGGCTCTTCTTCATCTCGATCGGGATGCTGCTCAACACCGTTCAGGTGATCACCCATCCGGTCGAGGTGCTGCTCGTCGTTGCGGCTATCTTCGGTGTCAAGGCCCTCTGCACCTCGCTCTCGGCGATCGCCCTCGCCCTTCCCATGCGTTCGGTGATCGTGGTAGGCCTTGCACTCAGCCAGATCGGGGAGTTCTCGTTCATACTCATCGAGACCGGCCTTGAGGCCGGCGTCATCGGCAGCCGGATCTACCAGATCTTCCTTGCTGCTGCCATCATCACCATGACGGCGACACCGTTCCTGATAGGCGCCGCCCCGCGGGTGGGGGACATTCTGCAGGAGCGGGTTCCCGGGGCGCTCCGCACCGGAAAACTGCTTGCCGAACCGGAGCAGAAGCGGCGATCTGACCACCTGCTCCTCGTCGGCTTCGGCCTGACCGGGCGGAGCGTCGCCCAGGCGGCGCGGGTCGCCGGTATACCCTTTACCGTCATCGAGTGCAATCCGGCAACGGTTCGGGAGGAGAAACGCCGTAATGTCGATATCCTCTACGGCGACGCTACGAACCGCGAGGTTCTCGAGCATGCTGATATCGGGCAGGCACGCGTGCTGGTCGTGGCCGTCTCCGACCGGTCGGCGATCGGCAGGGTGATCCGCACGGCACGGAGGCTGAACCCGTCGATCTACGTCATCGCCAGGACACGGTTCATGGCCGAGGTGACGCCGCTGATCGATCTCGGCGCCGATGAGGTGATCAGCGAGGAGTACGAGACCTCCATCGAGATCTTTACCCGGGTGCTTGCCAAGTACTTCATCCCCCACGACGAGATCGAGCATCTCGTTGCCGAGCTCCGGGGTGGCGGATACAAGATGCTTCGCCGGCCGTCCTCCTTCGAGCGATCGCTCGACGATCTCAAGCTCTGCGCTCCCGAACTCGCTATCTACACCGTCCGGGTCGCACCGGGTTCCGTGATGGCCGGTAAGACCCTCGCCGAGCTGAACCTGCGGCGAAACTACGGTGTAACCGTCCTGGTCATCCGCAGGGAGAGTGGTGTGGTTCCCATTCCCGGAGGAGAGGTTCCCATCGGGGAGGGTGACCTGCTCGTCATTCTCGCATCGGCCTCTGCTATGGACACGGTCGTCCCGCTCTTCAGGCCGTCTCCCGCGACCTGA
- a CDS encoding PAS domain S-box protein, producing the protein MTSIQQIEEQHAFTVFDEEADGILVLDGDRTVVWLNRTLQNLLDVRLEGARGESVSVFIRKYVAPLSPDTAALKEVASDLQNNRSVHRLPVPLRAGTGSLRWFSIAYERNGASAGTDRRILRFHDSTEDMTARFFRASIDHSPVFVFAQDTNLRYIWSFNQQFGFSEASVVGKTDYDLFSPADAERLTLLKNRVLETGDVVREEVPFTIGGTEHFSDVTLEPLRDAGGRIVGVSGTSFDVTDQVRAREQCRSSTESLNLLLRNARDVIYRIDLVPERRYSYVSPAVAAVTGYTPEEHYRDPDIGRKMVHPDDLPLLDASIRGETPQDRPLTLRWIRKDGTVIWTEQQNVPVYNEKGALVAVEGIARDITERKQMEEALRESEERYRLFLQNFQGIAFRADLDFVPIFCYGAVEAITGCSEEEFCRDRQLWYRMIHPDDRPRLAESSTKLRTVPGYATEREYRIIRKDGEIRWIREMIQNVTGSRGVPVHVQGAVYDITEQKQVERELRESEERFRRIFEESGIGILVVDQSGRIVRSNPAFQAMLGYGEEELTGMHIRDITYPDDLPATLALYERMAAGGRKREKLEKRYVTKDGRIIWGRKTVTHLRNPEGESLRSISLVEDITGRKLVEKALRESEERFRSIFEESPIGIEYYDADGRLIDINPAALRIFGVRDPRDVRGFDLFADPNYPEEERRNVKQGAAVHFTTEYDFDLVTERGLYRTSHAGRRYLDVLVTGIQREGESRLDGYVALVSEITDRVRAENLRKKAYEQIEQNIEQFAILGDHVRQPLQVILGIVDLEGDGRAEMETIRTQVHRINTIIKQLDQGWIESRQIREFLRRHELT; encoded by the coding sequence ATGACGTCCATACAACAGATCGAAGAGCAGCATGCGTTCACGGTCTTTGACGAGGAAGCCGACGGCATCCTCGTGCTGGATGGAGACCGAACGGTGGTCTGGCTCAACAGGACGCTTCAGAATCTCCTGGACGTACGTCTGGAGGGTGCCAGAGGAGAGAGCGTTTCGGTCTTCATCCGGAAGTACGTGGCACCGCTGTCGCCGGACACGGCAGCCCTGAAGGAGGTCGCTTCGGACCTGCAGAACAACAGGAGTGTCCACCGGCTGCCGGTACCTCTCCGGGCGGGCACCGGGAGCCTTCGCTGGTTCTCGATCGCGTATGAACGGAACGGAGCGTCTGCCGGAACCGACCGCAGGATTCTCCGTTTCCACGACAGCACCGAAGATATGACCGCCCGGTTCTTCCGGGCATCCATCGACCACTCGCCGGTCTTCGTCTTCGCGCAGGATACGAATCTCCGGTACATCTGGTCGTTCAATCAGCAGTTCGGTTTCTCCGAAGCGTCGGTCGTCGGAAAGACGGATTACGACCTCTTCTCGCCCGCCGACGCGGAACGGCTGACGTTGCTGAAGAACCGGGTGCTTGAGACCGGCGACGTGGTCAGGGAGGAGGTGCCGTTCACGATCGGCGGAACGGAGCACTTCAGCGACGTGACGCTGGAACCCCTCCGGGATGCCGGCGGGAGAATCGTCGGGGTATCGGGCACGTCGTTCGACGTCACCGACCAGGTGCGGGCCAGGGAGCAGTGCCGGTCGAGCACGGAGAGCTTAAACCTCCTGCTCAGAAACGCCCGCGACGTTATCTACCGCATCGACCTCGTCCCGGAACGCCGGTACTCCTACGTCAGCCCTGCTGTAGCGGCAGTTACCGGCTACACGCCCGAAGAGCACTATAGGGATCCCGATATCGGCAGGAAGATGGTTCATCCCGACGATCTGCCGCTCCTTGACGCGTCTATCCGGGGAGAGACCCCGCAGGATCGGCCGCTCACCCTCCGGTGGATCAGGAAAGACGGAACGGTGATCTGGACGGAACAGCAGAACGTCCCCGTCTACAACGAGAAAGGGGCGCTCGTTGCCGTCGAAGGCATCGCCCGGGACATCACGGAGCGCAAGCAGATGGAGGAGGCGCTGCGGGAGAGTGAAGAGCGGTATCGTCTCTTCCTTCAGAACTTCCAGGGGATTGCGTTCCGCGCCGACCTCGACTTCGTGCCGATCTTCTGCTACGGTGCGGTGGAGGCCATCACCGGCTGTTCGGAAGAGGAGTTCTGCAGGGACCGGCAACTCTGGTACCGGATGATCCATCCCGACGACCGTCCGCGCCTTGCCGAGTCCTCAACGAAGCTGCGCACCGTCCCCGGTTATGCGACCGAGCGGGAATACCGGATCATCAGAAAGGACGGGGAGATCCGGTGGATCCGCGAGATGATCCAGAACGTTACCGGAAGCCGGGGAGTCCCGGTTCACGTGCAGGGGGCGGTCTACGATATTACCGAACAGAAGCAGGTGGAGCGGGAACTCCGCGAGAGCGAGGAGCGGTTCCGGCGCATCTTCGAAGAGTCGGGGATCGGCATACTGGTCGTCGACCAGAGCGGCAGGATCGTCAGGAGCAACCCGGCCTTCCAGGCGATGCTGGGATATGGCGAGGAAGAGCTGACCGGTATGCACATCCGCGATATCACCTACCCGGACGATCTGCCGGCGACCCTCGCGCTCTATGAGAGGATGGCCGCTGGAGGAAGGAAGCGTGAGAAACTGGAAAAGCGGTATGTCACAAAGGACGGCCGGATCATCTGGGGGCGTAAGACCGTCACCCACCTTCGGAACCCGGAAGGAGAATCCCTGCGCTCCATCAGCCTTGTGGAGGATATCACCGGACGAAAACTGGTTGAAAAAGCGCTCCGCGAGAGCGAGGAGCGCTTCCGGAGCATATTCGAGGAGTCTCCCATCGGCATAGAGTACTATGATGCGGACGGCCGCCTGATCGACATCAACCCCGCGGCGCTTCGCATCTTCGGTGTCCGGGATCCACGTGACGTCAGAGGGTTCGACCTCTTTGCAGACCCCAATTATCCGGAAGAGGAACGCCGGAACGTAAAGCAGGGTGCGGCGGTGCACTTCACGACGGAGTACGACTTCGATCTGGTCACGGAGCGCGGGCTCTACCGGACATCGCACGCAGGCCGGCGGTATCTGGACGTCCTCGTCACCGGGATACAGCGGGAAGGCGAGAGCCGTCTCGACGGGTATGTCGCGCTGGTCTCGGAGATCACCGACCGGGTACGGGCAGAAAACCTGCGGAAGAAGGCATACGAACAGATCGAGCAGAACATCGAGCAGTTTGCTATCCTCGGCGATCACGTCCGCCAGCCCCTGCAGGTGATCCTCGGCATCGTCGACCTGGAAGGCGACGGAAGAGCGGAGATGGAGACCATCCGCACCCAGGTTCACCGGATCAACACTATCATCAAGCAACTTGACCAGGGATGGATCGAGTCGAGGCAGATCCGGGAGTTCCTCCGGCGGCACGAACTGACATGA
- a CDS encoding SHOCT domain-containing protein has protein sequence MPDATPGSPEVLAFVPTVLLAGWAMMLILGMLVYRDANARGMQGLFWFFPVAIPTIGLLFFFLYLVVRRTERRGGAESREEACNLLERWYAEGEISAAEYRALHEDLDEEEADGHSFFR, from the coding sequence ATGCCGGACGCTACTCCCGGCAGCCCCGAGGTTCTCGCGTTCGTGCCGACGGTGCTCCTCGCCGGGTGGGCGATGATGCTGATCCTCGGGATGCTGGTCTACCGCGACGCGAACGCACGGGGAATGCAGGGGCTCTTCTGGTTCTTCCCCGTCGCCATCCCGACGATCGGGTTGCTGTTCTTCTTCCTCTACCTGGTCGTCCGCCGGACAGAGCGCCGGGGCGGTGCCGAGTCACGGGAAGAAGCCTGCAACCTGCTCGAGCGGTGGTATGCGGAAGGCGAGATCTCCGCGGCCGAGTACCGGGCGCTGCACGAAGACCTCGATGAGGAAGAGGCCGACGGTCACTCCTTCTTCCGGTAG
- a CDS encoding SpoIIAA family protein: MTVALTGQEGKTLGFLLRGRLTEADYTEVLLPALDAAIDQHEEIRVLLQVKDFEGWTVGGAWEDLTNWPKWRQIERMAVVTDESWDTVMTWMMKVFAGLTDMDLQFFREERLAEAWDWLHRPEA; this comes from the coding sequence ATGACCGTGGCGTTGACCGGGCAGGAGGGGAAAACTCTCGGGTTTCTGCTCCGGGGCAGGCTCACCGAAGCCGATTACACCGAAGTCCTGCTTCCGGCGCTTGATGCGGCGATCGACCAGCACGAGGAGATCCGCGTCCTGCTGCAGGTGAAGGATTTCGAGGGCTGGACCGTCGGGGGCGCATGGGAAGACCTGACGAACTGGCCGAAATGGCGGCAGATCGAGCGGATGGCCGTCGTAACCGACGAGTCGTGGGATACGGTGATGACCTGGATGATGAAGGTTTTTGCAGGCCTCACCGATATGGATCTGCAGTTCTTCAGGGAAGAGCGACTCGCCGAGGCGTGGGACTGGCTGCATCGGCCGGAGGCGTAG